The Anas platyrhynchos isolate ZD024472 breed Pekin duck chromosome 1, IASCAAS_PekinDuck_T2T, whole genome shotgun sequence genomic sequence TAAAAACAACTTCGACCACTGTGTTATCTGTTTGCTCACTCTATCCCAAAGTTTGTAAATGTGGCATATTCTTGCTGATACTCACTTTTGAAAATGGCAGGATTCATTTATCTTCTCCTCAGATAGTTACCGTTCATTTTATTCTAAAGTAGATACCTAAAACAGGTAATGTGAATCACAACCTAGAAGTGACAGTTGCTCTACTGCCACTAGAGGCTAGAGGACTCCCACAGATAGCGCTGATGTTTCTGTAACCATCTAAAGTTATCTCGGATGATTCCCACCCAAGCTGTCTGCTACCAGGCACTATCAGTAGCATCATTTCTGTGATCTTTCCATGCAAATTAAGCAGCGCCCCAATTCAAAACCAGCTCAGTATGGCACATGCATCATCCTTGGCCCTGGCACACAGTTAAAGACTAGGTTTAAATACAAACATCCTGATAATAGAAGACACGGACCAACAAGACCCATTGACAATGAGTTAATTCATACTTACTTCCTATATTTTGGACATTATTTAAGTGGTTAAGTTACTGTTTCATATTATTTCACagatgcaaaatgaaaacatcatGTTCTAAGAGTTTTTCCAGCCAAACTTGCAACTAGAGAGTCTCAATTTCTGCAGACCTGTGGCCCAAAGCATTTGCTATGGCACATATTACATTTGTTCCTGTCGTGCTGATACTAACTTTATTACAATATAAAACACTGTTTTCCACTGGCCTGGCAAATGGACAACCAGACGTAGTGGGTAAGTAAAATATTCAGTAACAGTTCATCCTATGTTAATCATCCCAGATGTCTGATTAGAACTTCTTTTCGAGGCTCTTTCTACAGCCAGTAGATATACATAGAGACCAAACCCATAGGAAATTGTCCAGGATAGTTAAAAGTGAATCACCTGACATTTTGGGAGCTATAGATAAGTAAATGTAAATCTCACGTTAAAGTCACATTACTGAATATGACAACCTGCTCCATGTGAGAACAGAGCTCTCGGGGATCTGATGAATGTGCAAGCCTTACTGGAAGTAAAATCCTTTGTCTATGCAGTTGGGGGAAGGTCTTCCACTGTGTAATGTCATTATAATTGCAGATGAACTTGGGCTACATAATGATCTGCAGATTACCAAATATGATTCCAGAGTTATTCTGTCCTGGAACAATAACCTGACAGAAGAAGAGACAAAGAAGTACAGTGTGAAGTATATTTTGAGTTACACATTCTTCAATACCTCTTATGAAAGGAAAGTAAGTTCCACAGTTACACACAGTTTAAAGTGAAATCACACATTTGGTAACTGAATTTGcatcattttcctttcagtacTTAGTATTGTCTGTCCTTCCCTTCTTAGGAAAGactacaggaaaagaaaaagataatacGTCTTGAGTTACATTCTGGTTTTAACGCTAAAgttaaaacacagctttttgcAAAAGAAACTGAAGAGCTAATTAAGGAGAGTGGCTGGACAGAATGTACTTACAAGGCTCCTCCAGGTCTGTTATTTCTTGCATGTTGTTAAGACATAAAAGCACTCATGATAATATTCTGTCTTGGAGTCATATTGCTTCTAAAACCTCATTTATGACATTTTTTTGGTATGGATATAAAAAATGACTCATAGCATCTTGAAATATTATGGAATTATTTTAGACATGTTCAGATTCAGAAAACTCTAGCCCCACTGCATGAGATGTCAGAACAACCCGAGCACTCTCTCCATCTTCCCTGACAGATCCTATGTCTGTTGAGATTGCTTTCTGTATTACCCGGCTTCAGGAAAACTTAAAAGAGTAGAGATCTTCAGCTAGTAttccagatatttttatttttttttaattatctttttatctttaaCTGTATTAACTATGTTTAACTGTATTTTTGGTGGTAGCAGAAGTGCTTCTCCGTTATCATATCCTCAAAAGCTGAAAGATCCATTTGTTCTCATCCACCAGTTATCCTCCAGAAATAAGGATATCTGATGGGTTTGTAAAGGCATCCATCATGTTGTTATTAGAAAATCcatataaaataaacatcatattttcacttatttttttttctgatttctttgtttcagtATATATTCAGAATCTTTCATGTATCATatataatatttctttcttcaatTGCACCTGGCATGTTAAAGCAGAAGCTCCTGCCGatatccagatttttttttcatacaggtAAAGATCTTGTGCAATATAAGTATCAaactggttttttgtttgttttgttttgtttatttgcttaacGCAAGTCTATTATACCTTGTCTAAGGTCTGTTGTAACTTTATCTACAACACTCATATTTTCTCCCGACAGAcagacaggaaaatattttgaatgccAGCAATATATACAaaatgcaaggaagaaaaatattggaTGCCACATGAAAGGAATATATTTCCAGCCatcaagaaaaatcaaattaaatatatctgtaacagatctgaaaaataattcaagagGACTTTCTTATTACAAAGCTCTTCTACCTCAGAAAATAGGTAAGTATTGTCCATTATTGCCAGTTATGAAAAGttcatttattaattattttgttggtcttgaagcaaagaaatgaaagaggGAAGTGTGAAAAATCCAAATATTATTTCTAACTTGCTATGCATTTATATCTCTGAGAATTTtacacaaaaattaaagaaaagtaaTTGTGGCTcaaaggcttttatttattttcctttgaagtaATACAATTGTTTATCTAtaattgtcttttaaaaattataggATATtgtgagaaaatgttttaaaggttTCATTCCatgcaatttgaaaaaaaaaaaaaaaaaaaaaaaaaaagctctgcttttctccagttcttctcttttctatcattttttcttttatagtcCTGAGGAAAgggataaagaaaaagaaatataaacccacaaaagtctcactaataactGATCTGAGAATATGAGTGTTCTCAAATATCAGTAACATTTCTATTTATCTATGAAGGCATTTCtcagttaaaattatttttgccagTGATTTTTAACTACTGGCAGTCCTGAATGATCagattactttatttttctttacttcatCATGATGTTTGAATTAATCCCATTAGTGAGAAATTCTTCTGAGTTTTAGCACAGATTGTAGACTCAAATACTTTAAATCATGAAAGTATTGATCATATTTCAAACCTGTGACTTGGGAATTGGGGATAACtctaataaaagcaaaaactcATTAAAAACTATCAAATCTATCCTGAGCTATATCTCTTTTATTCTTATACAGTATTCTCTTTTGTTCTCATACTTTATAATTATTGGTTTTACCGAAATAATTATACTGCAGTCAGAATCAGCTAAAAGCAATATGTTCTTCTTTCGCACAACGACACATTTTCAAGGAAATACATGTAAgttcttccccccccccgcccccccccaaaaaaaaataaataaatctgcaggACACTGTGTTAGGTGTTTCATAGCTGAACTGGGAGGAGCTCACTTCCAAACTGTCTGCATTAAAATCTCCTCCCTCCTGTTTAGAGCTTTATCACTGCCTCCCTTTTGCTGAGGCTAGGCCACCAGCACTTCCTCCCAGCCCATCCTGACATTTCCATTGAGTCATAAGCATGGCTGCATGCCAGCCACAGCTGGTTCAGCCAACAGCTTCCCCTCCTGTCCCAGTGTAGAGCACAAATCTGCCTTGTTCCTAAAATCCATTGCCAAAGTTTGGTAGCGTGCAGCAACCCCAAGGGTGTTTGCAGGTGATGCTTTTCCACACATTACAAATCATGGCATTGCCCTTGCAAGGCTAGTGTTGCAAGTCAGTGCTGCCCTCTCCCCCTGAGAAGCCAGTTGCACCCTTTGTACCACACTCATCAGAAAGGCTCTTTTGTGCTTGGCTCCCCTTCTTCAGCTGGAGCACACCCCACTGGGCTTCAGCCAACTTTGTCCTGGAGGTGCTGTGGGGTGCCAGCCCTTGCAAGCCCAGTTCTTGTCACATACCATGA encodes the following:
- the LOC101792942 gene encoding interleukin-5 receptor subunit alpha, translated to MAHITFVPVVLILTLLQYKTLFSTGLANGQPDVVDELGLHNDLQITKYDSRVILSWNNNLTEEETKKYSVKYILSYTFFNTSYERKERLQEKKKIIRLELHSGFNAKVKTQLFAKETEELIKESGWTECTYKAPPVYIQNLSCIIYNISFFNCTWHVKAEAPADIQIFFSYRQTGKYFECQQYIQNARKKNIGCHMKGIYFQPSRKIKLNISVTDLKNNSRGLSYYKALLPQKIEKLNPPINVSVSLENRSIKIHWKPPPTIGSASNNCFMYQVKITDHKIVNVAAEKYEYPLHRPAKKYTAQVRAKKEVCIRNEIWSDWSEPVIIHDGKTVDIMLLSLTLLCLLIFLGGLLICTCRRYRCLEVITMPVPHPTDNIITWLAADETHHQKQISMQMEMHSEVVLGILEENGDNIHQKGHLKDFELEDL